One genomic window of Clostridium taeniosporum includes the following:
- the rpsA gene encoding 30S ribosomal protein S1: MSDNTMKSFLEEYDVKRINKGEILRGKVLEVNEKEAIININYAFDGLITKEEISIDDKNPMDVLKVDDEIDVYVVSPNDGEGYVQLSLIKALAIKEKEELKKAFKEEKNIKVYVKGEIKGGLISYYGNIRVFIPASLASRNMIDLSTLINTELEVRMIELDFRNNKIVASRKIIENEEYEKNKKVIWDSLKEGEKRTGVVKKLVRYGAFVDIGGVEGLIHISDLSWNRVNRPEEVVKENDKVEVYIGSVDREKQKLSLILKDINKEPWTLHTNEIKPGMIFEGKVVKFTSFGAFVEIFDGIEGLVHISEITDENIAKPSDILELNQKVKVKVLDFDKENKRLSLSIKDAVETNKEYLQYIDDEDGVSLGELFKNFKFE; encoded by the coding sequence ATGTCAGATAATACTATGAAAAGTTTTTTAGAAGAATATGATGTAAAAAGAATAAATAAAGGTGAAATACTAAGGGGAAAAGTTTTAGAAGTTAATGAGAAGGAAGCTATAATAAATATAAATTATGCATTTGACGGATTAATAACTAAAGAAGAGATATCAATAGATGATAAAAATCCTATGGATGTACTTAAAGTAGATGATGAAATAGATGTATACGTTGTATCACCAAATGATGGTGAAGGTTATGTTCAGTTATCTTTAATAAAGGCTTTGGCAATTAAAGAAAAAGAAGAATTAAAAAAAGCTTTTAAAGAAGAAAAGAATATTAAAGTCTATGTAAAAGGTGAAATTAAAGGTGGACTTATTTCTTACTATGGAAATATAAGAGTATTTATTCCAGCTTCTCTTGCATCAAGAAATATGATTGATTTAAGTACATTAATAAATACAGAATTAGAAGTTAGAATGATAGAATTAGATTTTAGAAATAATAAAATAGTAGCATCAAGAAAAATTATAGAAAATGAAGAGTATGAAAAAAATAAAAAAGTTATCTGGGATTCACTAAAAGAAGGTGAAAAGAGAACTGGTGTAGTTAAGAAATTAGTTAGATATGGAGCTTTTGTTGATATAGGTGGAGTAGAAGGATTAATTCATATTTCAGATTTATCTTGGAATAGAGTAAATAGACCAGAAGAAGTAGTAAAAGAAAATGATAAAGTTGAAGTATATATAGGTTCAGTAGATAGAGAAAAACAAAAATTATCTTTAATATTAAAAGATATAAATAAAGAGCCTTGGACTTTACATACAAATGAAATTAAACCAGGGATGATATTTGAAGGAAAGGTTGTAAAGTTTACTTCATTTGGAGCTTTTGTTGAAATTTTTGATGGCATAGAAGGATTAGTTCATATTTCAGAAATAACTGATGAAAATATTGCTAAACCATCTGATATATTAGAATTAAATCAAAAAGTAAAAGTTAAAGTATTAGACTTTGATAAAGAAAATAAAAGATTATCTTTAAGCATAAAAGATGCAGTTGAAACTAATAAAGAATATTTACAATATATAGATGATGAAGATGGAGTATCATTAGGAGAATTATTTAAGAATTTTAAATTTGAATAG
- the pyk gene encoding pyruvate kinase, whose translation MQKTKMIFTIGPASDNEETIRKFIEIGMNAARLNFSHGTYESHKEKIDLIKRLREEMGTATAIVLDIKGPKIRTHNFINDGVELKTNQEFCFICGEEILGDEKKCSITYEELYKDIKVGGEILVDDGLLRFKVTGVEGKTIKCIVTVGGMIKNHKGVNVPNVIIRLPSVTEKDIADIKFGCEMGVDFIAASFIRKASDIADVKKILAENNGKHIKVIAKIENQEGVDNIDSIIKETDAVMVARGDMGVEIPIQKVPIIQKMIIKKCNEVGKFVVTATQMLDSMIRNSLPTRAEASDICNAIFDGTDAIMLSGESASGNFPIEAATTMSEIAKEAEAHLDYSHLTARLREPSLNDYSGAISYTACRTSNLLNASAIVVATKSGATATTISRYRPKSPIIAITPYEEVRRSLALTFGVLPRLCEMYNTTDEILVEARRSVFELNFALPGDDIVVAAGMPTAQTHGTNMLKIEKL comes from the coding sequence ATGCAAAAAACTAAAATGATTTTTACTATTGGACCTGCAAGTGATAATGAAGAAACTATAAGAAAATTTATAGAAATTGGCATGAATGCAGCAAGATTAAATTTTTCTCATGGTACTTACGAATCACACAAAGAAAAAATAGACTTAATTAAAAGATTAAGAGAAGAAATGGGAACTGCTACTGCAATTGTATTAGATATAAAAGGACCTAAAATAAGAACACATAATTTCATAAATGATGGTGTCGAATTAAAAACTAACCAAGAATTCTGTTTTATATGTGGAGAAGAAATTCTTGGTGATGAAAAAAAGTGTTCTATAACTTATGAGGAACTTTACAAAGACATAAAAGTAGGAGGAGAAATCCTTGTTGATGATGGTCTTTTAAGATTCAAAGTTACTGGAGTTGAAGGTAAGACTATTAAATGTATTGTGACTGTTGGTGGAATGATTAAGAATCATAAAGGAGTTAATGTTCCTAATGTAATAATAAGACTACCTTCAGTAACTGAAAAAGACATAGCTGATATTAAATTTGGTTGTGAAATGGGAGTTGATTTCATAGCTGCATCTTTTATCAGAAAAGCAAGTGATATTGCTGATGTAAAGAAGATACTTGCTGAAAATAATGGTAAACATATTAAAGTAATAGCTAAAATTGAAAATCAAGAAGGCGTAGATAATATTGATTCTATAATAAAAGAAACTGATGCTGTAATGGTTGCTAGAGGAGATATGGGGGTTGAAATCCCTATTCAAAAAGTTCCTATAATTCAAAAAATGATAATCAAAAAATGTAATGAAGTTGGAAAATTTGTTGTAACAGCAACTCAAATGCTTGATTCAATGATAAGAAATTCTCTACCAACTAGAGCAGAAGCAAGTGATATTTGTAATGCTATTTTTGATGGAACTGATGCCATAATGCTTAGTGGTGAAAGTGCTTCTGGAAATTTCCCAATTGAAGCTGCTACTACAATGTCTGAAATTGCAAAAGAAGCAGAAGCTCATTTAGACTATTCTCATTTAACTGCAAGATTAAGAGAACCATCTCTTAATGATTATTCTGGTGCAATAAGTTATACAGCTTGTAGAACTTCAAATTTATTAAATGCATCTGCAATAGTAGTAGCTACTAAAAGTGGTGCTACTGCTACTACAATTTCAAGATATAGACCAAAGTCTCCTATTATCGCAATAACTCCTTATGAAGAAGTAAGAAGAAGTTTAGCTTTAACTTTTGGAGTATTACCAAGACTTTGTGAAATGTATAATACTACTGATGAAATTTTAGTAGAAGCTAGAAGATCAGTATTTGAATTAAACTTTGCTTTACCAGGTGATGATATAGTAGTTGCTGCTGGAATGCCTACAGCTCAAACTCATGGTACAAATATGTTAAAAATAGAAAAATTATAA
- a CDS encoding aminoacyl-histidine dipeptidase, translating into MRKFKQINCERVFYYFNEISKIPRGSGNEKGISNYLLSFAKKLGLEVIQDDALNIIIKKPASPGYEKSPIVIIQGHMDMVCEKNNDKVHDFTKDPIELVKKDDFIYANGTTLGADDGIAVAYAMAILEDNTLEHPAIEVLLTSDEEAGMSGAMALKPEGLDGKIVVNLDSEEEGKLLVSCAGGIRTKSILNIQWENIKDNKKVFKLDMKGLSGGHSGSDIHLGRGNSNKLIGRVLKNLINTMEINLISLNGGSKNNAIPREAIAELAIDSNKEQEFLNVISKLREEIKNEFRVKDPNVEVVVEELKGNIDKVFSNKSTEDVINLLYLYPNGINTVSSDIDGLTESSTNIGVITTKDDHVEYDSAVRSSVFSLREEIVLRIKCLTEILGGTITNTAGYPEWQYKEESRVREICKSVYKDMFDKEPEIVAIHAGVECGLFKEKLGDLDMISFGPDIFDAHTPNEHMSISSVERVWAYLLEVLKELK; encoded by the coding sequence ATGAGAAAATTTAAACAAATTAATTGTGAAAGAGTTTTTTATTACTTTAACGAAATATCTAAGATACCTAGAGGATCAGGAAATGAGAAGGGAATAAGCAATTACTTACTTAGTTTTGCGAAAAAATTAGGATTAGAAGTAATTCAAGATGATGCTTTAAATATAATTATTAAAAAGCCAGCATCACCAGGATATGAAAAATCTCCTATTGTAATAATACAAGGTCATATGGATATGGTATGTGAAAAAAATAACGACAAAGTTCATGATTTCACTAAAGATCCTATTGAGTTAGTTAAAAAAGATGATTTTATTTATGCTAATGGCACTACATTAGGAGCTGATGATGGTATTGCAGTGGCATATGCAATGGCAATATTAGAAGATAATACTTTAGAACATCCTGCAATTGAAGTTTTACTTACAAGTGATGAAGAAGCAGGTATGAGTGGAGCAATGGCTTTAAAACCAGAAGGCTTAGATGGAAAAATAGTAGTAAACTTAGATTCAGAAGAAGAAGGTAAATTATTAGTAAGTTGTGCTGGTGGTATAAGAACTAAATCTATTTTAAATATACAATGGGAAAATATTAAAGATAATAAAAAAGTTTTTAAACTTGATATGAAAGGTTTAAGTGGAGGTCATTCAGGTTCTGATATACATTTAGGAAGAGGAAATTCTAATAAACTAATAGGAAGAGTATTAAAAAATTTAATTAATACTATGGAAATAAACTTAATATCTTTAAATGGTGGATCTAAAAATAATGCTATACCAAGAGAAGCCATAGCAGAACTTGCAATAGATTCTAACAAAGAACAGGAATTTTTAAATGTAATTTCTAAATTAAGAGAAGAGATTAAAAATGAATTTAGAGTTAAAGATCCAAATGTTGAAGTGGTAGTTGAAGAATTAAAAGGGAATATAGACAAGGTATTTTCAAATAAAAGTACAGAAGATGTAATTAATCTTTTATACTTATATCCTAATGGAATTAATACAGTAAGTTCTGATATAGATGGTTTAACAGAAAGTTCAACTAATATAGGAGTAATTACAACAAAAGATGATCATGTAGAGTATGATAGTGCAGTTAGAAGTTCAGTATTCTCTCTAAGAGAAGAAATAGTTTTAAGAATAAAATGTTTAACTGAAATTTTAGGCGGTACTATTACTAATACTGCAGGATATCCAGAATGGCAATATAAAGAAGAATCTAGAGTAAGAGAAATATGCAAATCTGTTTATAAAGATATGTTTGATAAAGAACCAGAAATTGTAGCAATTCATGCAGGAGTAGAATGTGGATTATTTAAAGAAAAATTAGGTGACTTAGATATGATAAGTTTTGGACCAGATATATTTGATGCACATACACCAAATGAACATATGAGTATTTCTTCTGTAGAAAGAGTTTGGGCTTATTTACTAGAAGTATTGAAGGAATTAAAATAA
- a CDS encoding GNAT family N-acetyltransferase → MIDIEFYYGNFKITSVKKCDIDRLNEWIILNDKFNVDLFSLDKQLFYRRFLEYYMTKEELFLKIEKDNEIYAVFKGRLQLDNKSELFIWLYLIDSKFRNKGLGKNILIEILKYFKDKYSIKSFQVGVNSKNEQAINFWNNAGFNKLRIAENFFEDTKYETSDLLILNKIS, encoded by the coding sequence TTGATAGATATTGAATTTTATTATGGGAATTTTAAGATAACTAGTGTAAAGAAGTGTGATATAGACAGGTTAAATGAATGGATAATTTTGAATGATAAATTTAATGTAGATTTATTTTCTTTAGATAAGCAATTATTTTATAGAAGGTTTTTAGAATATTATATGACTAAAGAAGAGTTATTTTTAAAAATAGAAAAAGATAATGAAATTTATGCTGTATTTAAAGGCAGATTACAATTGGATAATAAATCAGAATTATTTATATGGTTATATTTAATAGATTCAAAATTTAGAAATAAGGGACTGGGGAAAAATATATTAATAGAAATATTAAAGTATTTTAAAGATAAATATAGTATAAAATCTTTCCAAGTGGGAGTTAATTCTAAAAATGAACAAGCTATTAATTTTTGGAACAATGCAGGCTTTAATAAATTAAGAATAGCTGAAAATTTTTTTGAAGATACCAAATATGAAACATCAGATTTACTTATTTTAAACAAAATATCATAA
- a CDS encoding SPOR domain-containing protein, with amino-acid sequence MKYTRYEYKKHGKMKFIFVVLIIGLLSIGAGTYFSKFIFNGHTVIKTFNEQESTKKETLLDQEFIALQFGYYSKKENADTAIKTIPSKYNSYIVEENEHYRVIIGLYSKDDGEKELESLVSQEINAVKINFSISKENLEQNKIAEIISAFLKISNTLEDENVKSVKTADYKAWCSNTIDKENLNEKSNLKEVYDYINDLPDELDKNNIDKYLKYFYERLKNIQ; translated from the coding sequence ATGAAGTATACTAGATATGAGTATAAAAAACATGGAAAGATGAAATTTATATTTGTTGTATTAATAATAGGGTTATTATCAATTGGAGCAGGCACTTATTTTAGTAAATTCATATTTAATGGACATACAGTAATAAAGACATTTAATGAACAAGAATCAACCAAAAAAGAAACCTTATTAGATCAAGAATTTATAGCATTACAATTTGGATATTATTCAAAGAAAGAAAATGCAGATACTGCTATTAAGACAATACCTTCTAAGTATAATTCTTATATTGTTGAAGAAAATGAACATTATAGGGTTATTATAGGATTATATTCTAAAGATGACGGAGAGAAGGAACTAGAAAGTTTAGTTTCTCAAGAAATAAATGCAGTAAAAATTAATTTTAGTATATCAAAAGAAAATTTAGAACAAAATAAAATAGCAGAAATTATAAGTGCATTTTTGAAGATAAGTAATACTTTAGAGGATGAAAATGTAAAAAGTGTAAAAACAGCTGATTATAAAGCTTGGTGTTCAAATACTATAGATAAAGAAAACTTAAATGAAAAAAGTAACTTAAAAGAAGTTTATGATTATATAAATGATCTACCAGATGAATTAGATAAAAATAATATAGATAAATATTTAAAGTACTTTTATGAAAGATTAAAAAATATACAATAG
- a CDS encoding Maf-like protein encodes MKVILASASERRQELLVRLCKNFDIMVSDFDEEKVIFQNSIDEYVQNIALGKAINIKEKVKDNAIIIAADTIVTLDDKILGKPKNEEDAFNMIKLLQGRSHKVYSGVVVINTKKDLILKDSVATEVVFSQMNDDEIREYIKTREPLDKAGAYGIQGIGGIFVKEIRGCYYNVVGLPLNKLKIMLEKVI; translated from the coding sequence ATGAAAGTAATTTTGGCATCTGCATCAGAAAGAAGACAGGAATTACTAGTTAGATTATGTAAAAATTTTGATATAATGGTTAGTGATTTTGATGAAGAAAAAGTGATTTTTCAGAATTCAATTGATGAATATGTTCAGAATATAGCATTAGGAAAAGCTATTAATATTAAAGAAAAAGTAAAAGATAATGCTATAATAATAGCAGCAGATACTATAGTTACATTAGATGATAAGATACTTGGAAAACCTAAAAATGAAGAAGATGCATTTAATATGATAAAATTACTTCAAGGAAGAAGCCATAAGGTTTATTCAGGAGTCGTAGTTATTAATACTAAAAAAGATTTAATTTTAAAAGATAGTGTAGCTACAGAAGTGGTTTTTTCACAGATGAATGATGATGAAATTAGAGAATACATAAAAACCAGAGAACCTTTAGATAAGGCAGGAGCTTATGGAATACAAGGCATAGGTGGAATTTTTGTTAAAGAAATTAGAGGTTGTTACTATAATGTTGTAGGACTGCCTTTAAATAAGTTAAAGATTATGCTTGAAAAAGTTATATAG
- the radC gene encoding RadC family protein, whose translation MKYSLKIKDIPKNERPKEKLLSYGADTLNNSELLAIILRTGTKGENVLQLSNRLLSEFQGLDGILEASLDDITSIKGIKEGKASQILALAELFKRFRTFKSADKDVKITSPNDLVLLINGEMSSLKQEVLKVIFLNTKNIVTGTKDVFKGSLNTSIVHPREIFKEAIKKSSAKIIISHNHPSGDPTPSKEDINITFRIKECGKIMGIELLDHIIIGKNKFISLKEKGFI comes from the coding sequence ATGAAATATAGTCTTAAAATTAAGGATATACCTAAAAATGAAAGACCTAAAGAAAAATTATTATCCTATGGAGCAGATACTTTAAATAATTCTGAATTATTAGCAATAATACTTAGAACTGGTACTAAAGGTGAAAATGTTCTTCAGCTTAGTAATAGGTTATTATCAGAATTTCAAGGATTGGATGGAATTCTTGAAGCAAGTTTAGATGATATAACATCAATTAAAGGAATAAAAGAAGGAAAAGCTTCACAAATATTAGCTTTAGCTGAACTTTTTAAAAGATTTAGGACATTTAAATCAGCAGATAAAGATGTGAAAATTACGTCTCCTAATGATTTAGTATTATTAATTAATGGAGAGATGAGTTCGCTAAAACAAGAAGTATTAAAGGTAATATTTCTTAACACTAAAAATATTGTTACTGGAACAAAAGATGTTTTTAAAGGTAGTCTTAATACATCCATCGTACATCCTAGAGAAATCTTTAAGGAAGCAATAAAGAAAAGTAGTGCTAAGATAATAATATCACATAATCATCCGTCTGGAGATCCTACACCAAGCAAAGAAGATATAAATATAACTTTTAGAATAAAAGAATGTGGTAAAATCATGGGAATTGAACTGCTTGATCATATAATAATTGGTAAAAATAAATTTATAAGCTTAAAAGAAAAAGGATTTATATAA
- a CDS encoding rod shape-determining protein, whose translation MAFFGSGKDMGIDLGTANTLVFAKGKGIVLREPSVVAMNNITRKPLAVGSEAKLMIGRTPGNIVAIRPLRDGVIADFDVAQTMLKKLIEKVSTKNAFKSPRIIVCYPSGITEVEKRAIEEATKLAGARDVILMEEPMAAAIGAGLPVSEPTGSMIVDIGGGTTEVAIISLGGIVTSRSLRVAGDELDQAIISYIKKEFNLMIGERTAEQVKMEIGSAHVTPNKFNNSPSAEIASEADELDEQEKTKEVVKFNENNDRTMEIKGRDMITGLPKVIEITESQIREALKEPVCAIIEAIKTTLEKTPPELAADIMEKGIMLAGGGALLKGLDILINEETNMPVHIAEAPLDCVVLGAGKALEDFDKISRDQRG comes from the coding sequence ATGGCATTTTTTGGATCTGGAAAAGATATGGGAATAGATTTAGGAACAGCAAATACATTAGTATTTGCAAAGGGAAAAGGAATAGTTTTAAGAGAACCTTCAGTTGTTGCAATGAATAATATAACTAGGAAACCATTAGCAGTTGGTTCAGAAGCTAAACTTATGATAGGAAGAACACCAGGAAATATAGTAGCAATAAGACCTTTAAGAGATGGAGTAATTGCAGATTTTGATGTTGCTCAAACAATGCTAAAAAAATTAATAGAAAAAGTTTCTACTAAAAATGCATTTAAGAGTCCAAGAATAATAGTTTGTTATCCATCAGGAATTACTGAAGTTGAAAAGAGAGCAATAGAAGAAGCTACAAAATTAGCTGGTGCAAGAGATGTTATCTTAATGGAAGAACCAATGGCAGCAGCAATTGGAGCAGGCTTACCAGTAAGTGAACCGACAGGTAGTATGATAGTAGACATCGGTGGAGGAACAACTGAAGTAGCTATTATATCTTTAGGGGGTATAGTAACTAGTAGATCATTAAGAGTTGCTGGAGATGAATTAGATCAAGCAATAATTTCTTACATTAAAAAAGAATTTAACTTAATGATTGGTGAGAGAACAGCAGAACAAGTTAAGATGGAAATAGGTTCAGCTCATGTTACTCCAAATAAATTTAATAATTCTCCAAGTGCTGAAATAGCAAGTGAAGCTGATGAATTAGATGAACAAGAAAAAACAAAAGAAGTAGTTAAGTTTAATGAAAATAATGATAGAACTATGGAGATAAAAGGTAGAGATATGATAACAGGTCTACCTAAAGTAATAGAAATTACAGAATCTCAAATAAGAGAAGCTTTAAAAGAACCAGTATGTGCTATTATTGAAGCTATTAAAACAACATTAGAAAAAACACCACCAGAATTAGCAGCGGATATTATGGAAAAAGGAATAATGTTAGCTGGTGGAGGAGCTTTATTAAAAGGCTTAGATATTTTAATAAATGAAGAAACTAATATGCCTGTACATATAGCAGAGGCACCTCTTGACTGTGTAGTTTTAGGAGCAGGGAAGGCTTTAGAAGATTTTGATAAAATAAGCAGGGATCAAAGAGGTTAG
- the mreC gene encoding rod shape-determining protein MreC, whose translation MRFFKNKLAVTVIVLSVTFLSLIVYTVKRDDKTIVENGTSSAIKPAQSIVYKATSRLKETLDFFLNFSEVKDENKKLTVENEELKSKLIQYSDLEEENERLRSVVNFANQNDNYNYIGCDIIGYSGGNFLDGYIVNKGENEGIKKGMVVIAAKGLVGKVTTVGSNWSIVQSLINENIAVSVMVESTRESTGYLKGYKDNKNRNLAKVYNLPIDSQVKEGDVIITSGVGMIYPKEIKIGEVVSVEEDKIKVMKNAVVKPYVDFNKLEELFIVSPKDTREIKY comes from the coding sequence ATGAGATTTTTTAAAAATAAACTGGCAGTAACTGTTATAGTACTGTCAGTTACCTTTTTATCACTTATAGTTTATACAGTTAAGAGAGATGATAAAACTATTGTTGAAAATGGAACAAGTAGTGCAATAAAGCCAGCTCAGTCCATTGTTTATAAAGCAACAAGTAGATTAAAAGAAACATTAGATTTCTTTTTGAATTTTTCAGAAGTTAAAGATGAAAATAAAAAGCTAACAGTAGAAAATGAAGAACTTAAAAGTAAACTTATACAATATTCAGATTTAGAAGAAGAAAATGAGAGATTAAGATCAGTAGTGAATTTTGCAAATCAAAATGATAATTATAATTACATAGGTTGTGATATTATTGGTTATAGTGGTGGGAATTTTTTAGATGGTTATATAGTTAATAAAGGTGAAAATGAAGGAATAAAAAAAGGTATGGTAGTTATTGCAGCAAAAGGGCTTGTAGGTAAAGTAACTACTGTAGGAAGCAATTGGAGTATAGTTCAGTCATTAATAAATGAAAATATAGCTGTAAGTGTTATGGTTGAGAGTACTAGGGAATCAACTGGATATTTAAAAGGATATAAGGATAATAAAAATAGGAATTTAGCTAAGGTATATAATTTACCAATTGATTCACAAGTCAAAGAGGGAGATGTAATAATTACATCTGGTGTTGGAATGATTTATCCTAAGGAAATAAAGATAGGAGAAGTTGTTTCTGTTGAGGAAGACAAAATAAAAGTTATGAAAAACGCCGTTGTAAAACCTTATGTAGATTTTAATAAGTTAGAAGAATTATTTATTGTATCTCCTAAAGACACAAGAGAAATAAAATATTAG
- the mreD gene encoding rod shape-determining protein MreD: protein MEKLIIILISIGLTILDNSLIPFFSVHGVYPSILFTFAIAYSIIYGREKAVFIGTVSGILQDLFFFNVFGINSILNLLLCLFASIIGENIFKTKKLVPVLSMFFITILKYIGIVIICYFLRIGMPILKSVGMALYNSVVMFFIYKLIMKIPDEEYRKRPWRFK, encoded by the coding sequence ATGGAAAAGTTGATAATTATTTTAATATCCATAGGATTAACTATATTAGATAATTCTTTAATTCCATTCTTTTCTGTACATGGAGTATACCCAAGCATATTATTTACTTTTGCTATTGCTTACTCTATTATATATGGAAGAGAAAAAGCAGTTTTTATTGGAACAGTAAGTGGAATATTACAGGATTTATTTTTCTTTAATGTTTTTGGAATAAATTCTATATTAAATTTATTACTATGTCTTTTTGCAAGCATAATTGGTGAAAATATATTTAAAACTAAAAAGTTAGTTCCAGTACTTTCTATGTTTTTTATTACTATATTAAAATATATAGGAATAGTTATAATATGTTATTTTTTAAGAATAGGTATGCCTATATTAAAAAGTGTGGGAATGGCATTATATAATTCTGTAGTTATGTTTTTTATATATAAGCTAATTATGAAAATTCCAGATGAGGAATATAGAAAGAGACCATGGAGGTTTAAATGA